In Bacteroides sp. AN502(2024), one genomic interval encodes:
- a CDS encoding alpha-1,3-galactosidase B, translated as MSSFGIVPEGKNLSAKMMAALHEIHKRASKDSIVIRFQKGRYDFYQENASSRMYYISNHAEYRGEQKPLEKPLHVAIPLEDFRSLTVEGNGALFVCHGCMLPVSLVRSQNCTLQDIQIDFQETMYPQIKILKNEGKAGITFEVFPDVDYRLTKDSVLDIYALGQWGIRPFYGTAYEGETKRVAYNTGDLEFPNHSLVAKGKRVIHAPLWHDERLKPGFVMLLRTWDRPAPAVFLHHNVNTTLKNVEINYAKGMGVLAQLCENVTLDSIKICLSERNPSRYITTVVDATHFSHCRGKIVSTHGFYEHMGDDAINVHGIYLNMEERVDDYTVIGRFMYEQTYGFDWGFAGDTVQFVSKETSEVVTGMNRIVDIVPMDVNDSAMGARSFKIVFADPLDGRLFGKDKFCMENLTWTPEVCFAKNLIRNNRARGALFTTPKKVVVDSNVFDHISGAAILISGDCSYWYESGACRDVLICNNRFINVLSSIFMEANAVISISPVVKNLQKQERCYHGGKAESIRIINNKFDVFDAPILYAKSVDGLLFKGNTIHINSEYAPFHWNQSRYRLERVGRMDIDH; from the coding sequence ATGTCATCCTTTGGAATAGTACCGGAAGGGAAAAACTTATCAGCTAAGATGATGGCTGCTTTACATGAAATTCATAAAAGAGCATCAAAGGATAGCATTGTGATACGTTTCCAGAAGGGTAGATATGACTTTTATCAGGAAAATGCTTCCAGTAGGATGTATTATATATCCAATCATGCTGAATATCGTGGAGAACAGAAACCTTTGGAGAAACCGTTGCATGTGGCTATTCCTTTGGAAGACTTTAGGTCGTTGACTGTGGAAGGAAACGGTGCGCTGTTTGTCTGTCATGGTTGTATGTTGCCTGTTTCGTTGGTTCGTTCCCAAAATTGTACGCTTCAAGACATTCAAATTGATTTTCAAGAGACAATGTATCCTCAAATTAAAATATTGAAGAATGAAGGAAAAGCGGGTATTACTTTTGAGGTGTTTCCGGATGTCGATTATCGGCTTACCAAAGATTCTGTTTTGGATATCTATGCTTTAGGGCAATGGGGGATTCGTCCTTTCTATGGCACGGCGTATGAGGGAGAGACGAAGCGTGTGGCTTATAATACGGGAGATTTAGAATTTCCCAATCATTCTTTAGTGGCAAAAGGGAAGCGGGTGATACATGCTCCTTTGTGGCATGATGAAAGGTTAAAGCCCGGATTTGTTATGTTGCTGCGTACTTGGGACCGTCCGGCTCCGGCAGTTTTTTTGCATCATAATGTGAATACGACATTGAAGAATGTGGAAATTAATTATGCTAAAGGAATGGGAGTATTGGCCCAGTTGTGTGAAAACGTAACGTTGGATAGCATCAAAATCTGTTTGAGTGAAAGGAATCCTTCACGTTATATTACAACTGTTGTTGATGCTACTCATTTTTCGCATTGTCGGGGCAAGATTGTTTCAACGCATGGGTTTTACGAGCACATGGGAGACGATGCAATCAATGTACACGGCATTTATCTGAATATGGAAGAGCGAGTTGATGATTATACCGTGATTGGTCGTTTTATGTATGAACAGACTTATGGATTTGATTGGGGATTTGCTGGAGATACTGTACAGTTTGTTTCAAAAGAGACTTCAGAGGTGGTTACTGGTATGAATCGGATTGTCGATATTGTTCCTATGGACGTCAATGATTCTGCTATGGGAGCACGCTCTTTCAAAATAGTTTTTGCAGATCCACTCGATGGAAGACTTTTCGGGAAAGATAAATTCTGTATGGAAAACCTGACATGGACTCCCGAAGTCTGTTTTGCGAAAAATTTGATTCGTAATAATCGGGCACGTGGAGCGTTGTTTACTACTCCGAAGAAGGTTGTGGTGGACTCAAATGTGTTTGATCATATATCGGGAGCGGCAATTTTGATTAGTGGTGATTGCTCCTATTGGTATGAAAGTGGTGCATGTAGGGATGTGCTGATTTGTAACAATCGATTTATCAATGTGCTAAGTAGCATTTTTATGGAAGCGAATGCTGTCATTAGTATCTCTCCTGTTGTAAAAAATCTGCAGAAGCAGGAACGATGTTATCATGGAGGAAAAGCTGAATCGATTCGGATTATAAATAATAAATTTGATGTTTTCGATGCACCGATATTATATGCTAAGTCTGTGGACGGATTATTGTTTAAAGGAAATACAATTCATATCAATTCGGAATATGCCCCCTTTCACTGGAATCAAAGTCGTTATCGGCTGGAGCGTGTAGGACGTATGGATATAGATCACTGA
- a CDS encoding alpha-N-acetylglucosaminidase gives MMRKIVCFLVIFWGMAMPLWAVNKGDVGAAESMLRRLIPDCADMFQFKKVNSKEDFFRIESSADSKILISGNNANSMAVGLNYYLKYYCLTTVSWYADQPVEMPEILPQIPFPVEVKARVERRFFLNYCTFGYSMAFWDWKDWQRFIDWMALNGVNMPLAITGQEAVWYKVWKDMGLKSQEILSYFTGPVYLPWHRMANIDSWNGPLPMEWLEKQTKLQQQILSRERELNMKPVLPAFNGHVPAALKRVYPDADIQSLGNWAGFTDEYHCSFLSPEEPLFAIIQKKFLKEQERLFGTDHIYGVDPFNEVEPPSWEPDYLKKVSSNLYHTLLNADSKAEWLQMTWMFYFDKKKWTTPRVEAFLKGVPVNRLSLLDYHCEKVELWKETDRFYGQPYIWCYLGNFGGNTSIVGSVKDSGDRLEKALNEGGDNLKGIGSTLEGLDVIQFPYEYILEKAWDMGKDNQTWINALADRHAGEVSQPVREAWNLLFNDIYVQVSKTAGILPNYRPVMGSNCDSVNIEYCNQKLLQVWKGLLQAPDLKRDALRLDVISVGRQLLGNYFLVVKNEFDRMYQTRDLPALRMRASEMREILNDIDRLTSFHDYTSLHKWIDTARRYSDDKAIQDYYEKNARSLITTWGGILNDYASRTWAGLIGDYYSVRWGMYIDAVVRAVENGQEFNQKILDDALDKFESDWVASKTKPERKMEGELQAFARYLLSKYETRLR, from the coding sequence ATGATGAGAAAAATAGTATGTTTTTTAGTGATATTTTGGGGAATGGCAATGCCTTTGTGGGCGGTAAACAAAGGGGACGTTGGAGCAGCAGAATCCATGTTGAGACGTTTGATTCCCGATTGTGCTGATATGTTTCAATTCAAAAAGGTGAATAGTAAGGAGGACTTTTTTAGAATAGAATCTTCTGCTGATTCGAAGATTCTGATTAGCGGGAATAATGCAAATTCAATGGCTGTAGGGTTGAATTACTATTTGAAGTATTACTGTCTGACTACCGTATCGTGGTATGCAGACCAACCTGTAGAAATGCCGGAGATTTTACCTCAAATACCTTTCCCGGTGGAAGTGAAAGCAAGGGTAGAGAGGCGTTTCTTTTTGAATTATTGTACTTTTGGTTACAGTATGGCCTTTTGGGATTGGAAAGATTGGCAGCGGTTTATTGACTGGATGGCACTCAATGGTGTGAATATGCCTTTGGCTATCACCGGTCAGGAAGCTGTGTGGTATAAGGTCTGGAAGGATATGGGACTGAAGTCTCAAGAGATTCTTTCCTATTTTACGGGTCCTGTTTATTTGCCTTGGCATCGCATGGCGAACATTGATTCATGGAATGGTCCTTTGCCGATGGAATGGCTTGAGAAACAGACAAAACTTCAGCAACAGATTTTATCGCGCGAGCGGGAGCTGAACATGAAGCCTGTATTGCCGGCTTTCAACGGTCATGTTCCGGCCGCCTTAAAACGGGTTTATCCGGATGCGGATATTCAGAGCTTAGGTAATTGGGCCGGGTTTACAGATGAATACCATTGTTCTTTTTTATCTCCGGAAGAGCCTTTGTTCGCAATCATACAGAAGAAGTTTCTTAAAGAGCAGGAACGGCTATTTGGAACTGATCACATCTATGGGGTCGATCCGTTTAATGAAGTGGAACCTCCCAGTTGGGAACCTGATTATTTGAAAAAGGTTTCTTCTAATTTGTATCATACGTTGCTCAATGCCGATTCTAAGGCAGAGTGGTTGCAAATGACCTGGATGTTCTATTTTGATAAGAAAAAATGGACGACTCCCCGAGTTGAGGCTTTCTTGAAAGGAGTGCCTGTAAATCGTTTGTCTTTATTGGATTACCACTGTGAGAAAGTTGAATTATGGAAGGAAACCGATCGTTTTTACGGACAGCCTTATATTTGGTGCTACTTGGGCAATTTTGGTGGAAACACCAGTATCGTAGGGAGTGTGAAAGATAGTGGTGATAGATTGGAGAAGGCTTTGAATGAAGGTGGCGATAATCTGAAAGGAATCGGTTCTACGTTGGAAGGCTTGGATGTCATTCAGTTTCCTTATGAATACATTTTGGAAAAAGCCTGGGACATGGGTAAGGATAATCAGACATGGATAAATGCATTGGCCGATCGCCATGCCGGAGAGGTTTCTCAACCGGTTCGTGAGGCTTGGAATTTATTGTTTAATGATATATATGTCCAAGTTTCGAAGACGGCCGGAATATTGCCCAACTATCGGCCTGTCATGGGATCAAATTGCGATAGCGTAAATATAGAATATTGTAACCAAAAGTTGTTGCAGGTATGGAAAGGGTTATTGCAGGCTCCTGATTTGAAACGGGATGCTTTGCGGCTGGATGTAATATCTGTTGGCAGGCAGCTGTTGGGAAATTATTTTCTGGTGGTCAAGAATGAGTTTGACCGAATGTATCAAACAAGAGATTTGCCGGCATTGCGGATGCGCGCTTCGGAAATGCGTGAGATTTTAAATGACATCGACAGACTGACATCTTTTCATGATTACACTTCACTTCATAAATGGATCGATACGGCTCGGAGGTATAGCGATGATAAAGCTATTCAAGATTATTATGAGAAAAATGCCCGGAGTTTGATAACTACGTGGGGAGGAATTTTGAATGATTATGCCAGTCGGACTTGGGCAGGACTGATTGGTGACTATTATTCTGTTCGTTGGGGAATGTACATAGACGCAGTTGTGCGTGCGGTCGAAAACGGACAAGAGTTCAATCAAAAAATATTGGATGATGCTTTAGACAAGTTTGAATCTGATTGGGTGGCATCTAAAACAAAGCCGGAACGTAAAATGGAGGGAGAACTTCAAGCGTTTGCCCGTTATCTGCTTTCTAAATATGAAACAAGATTAAGGTAG
- a CDS encoding glycoside hydrolase family 3 C-terminal domain-containing protein encodes MRIIIVLCIIGALWAKCGYAQIYKDKTAAVEARVEDLLHQMTLEEKIDYIGGYRDFYIRGIERLGVPALKLTDGPLGAHKDGKAIAYPAGVLTASTWNRSLVYELGKQLGRDAKARGAHILLGPAVNIIRSPLCGRNFEYFTEDPYLNSQIAVAYVRGVQDQHVVATLKHFVANNQEWDRHNANSHIDERTLHEIYLPVYRDAIRKAEVGAVMDGYNIVNGVHVTQSDELNNQLLKKRWGFQGMVMSDWGATYNAIEAANGGLDLEMPQAVCMNRANLLPALQAGHVKMATIDDKVRRILRIMFRFGFYDNAQSDASVPYDNPAGREVALKLAQEGIVLLKNERNLLPLDRSKVKSVAVIGPNANSYVAGGGSSYTFPFHSTNVLDGLKDKFRDVEFYYASGIAGHWDAVEKSLFYTSAEGGERGLVGEYYDNTRLAGRPVETKVDTIICIQNGWHVASLEKGPPFDHCSIRWRGIIRPPKSADYLFTVRGFDGFRLRIDSETVIDAWKEQGITTKESILFLEAGRAYSVVLEYFADCHPVDISLGWRENRVSFDEAVQIAGKADVAVINVGLNESLERESNDRDFGLPAYQDSLIQAVSAVNKRTIVLVNAGGNIDMNRWVDQVPALLYLWYPGQEGGKAVADILSGDINPSAKLPVSFEYKWEDNPAFPYYHDTDGDKEVEYKEGLFLGYRYYDSAKVKPRFPFGYGLSYTRFEYADLMVRQEESDTDVEVSFTISNVGLWDGSEVAQLYIRPMHPFVSRPYKELKGFEKIFIPKGQKRRVSMSLDKESFSYYKVDKKQYGYDSGLYEILIGTSSEDIVLSKVIEISAERDSE; translated from the coding sequence ATGAGAATAATAATTGTGTTATGTATCATTGGAGCTCTTTGGGCGAAATGTGGATATGCACAGATATATAAAGATAAGACGGCCGCTGTAGAAGCACGTGTTGAAGATTTGCTTCATCAGATGACCCTGGAAGAGAAAATCGACTATATAGGTGGCTATCGGGATTTTTATATCAGAGGCATTGAGCGTTTGGGAGTTCCTGCTTTAAAATTGACGGATGGTCCGTTGGGAGCGCATAAAGATGGAAAAGCTATCGCCTATCCGGCAGGGGTATTGACTGCTTCTACATGGAACAGGTCGCTGGTTTATGAGTTGGGAAAGCAATTGGGTAGAGATGCGAAAGCACGTGGGGCCCATATATTGCTAGGGCCGGCAGTCAATATCATTCGATCGCCTTTATGCGGGCGGAACTTTGAGTATTTTACGGAAGACCCATACTTGAACTCTCAAATAGCCGTAGCTTACGTGCGAGGAGTGCAAGATCAGCATGTTGTTGCTACGTTGAAACATTTTGTTGCCAATAATCAGGAATGGGATCGTCATAATGCAAACAGTCATATTGATGAAAGAACATTGCATGAAATTTATCTTCCTGTATATAGGGATGCTATCCGGAAAGCGGAAGTGGGTGCCGTTATGGACGGATATAACATTGTAAATGGTGTTCATGTCACTCAGAGTGATGAATTGAACAATCAGTTGCTCAAGAAACGATGGGGTTTCCAAGGTATGGTGATGAGCGATTGGGGAGCGACTTACAATGCGATTGAAGCGGCCAACGGAGGGCTGGATTTGGAGATGCCTCAGGCCGTCTGTATGAATCGGGCTAATTTACTTCCTGCACTGCAGGCGGGACATGTCAAAATGGCGACGATAGATGATAAGGTCAGAAGAATTTTGAGGATAATGTTTAGATTCGGGTTTTATGATAATGCTCAATCGGACGCTTCTGTTCCTTATGATAATCCGGCCGGGAGAGAGGTGGCATTGAAACTGGCTCAGGAAGGAATTGTTTTATTGAAAAACGAAAGAAATCTGTTGCCTCTTGATAGGTCTAAGGTAAAATCGGTGGCTGTTATCGGTCCTAATGCAAATTCGTATGTTGCAGGAGGGGGGAGTTCCTATACATTTCCCTTTCATAGTACGAATGTTCTTGATGGACTAAAAGATAAATTTCGGGATGTAGAGTTTTATTATGCGTCGGGAATTGCCGGACATTGGGATGCGGTAGAGAAGTCTTTGTTTTATACAAGTGCAGAAGGAGGTGAAAGAGGACTTGTCGGAGAATATTATGATAACACACGGTTGGCCGGGAGACCGGTTGAAACCAAAGTGGATACGATCATTTGTATTCAAAATGGTTGGCATGTTGCATCCCTTGAGAAAGGCCCTCCCTTCGATCACTGCTCTATACGGTGGCGGGGAATCATCCGACCTCCGAAAAGTGCTGATTATCTGTTTACAGTCAGAGGTTTTGATGGTTTTCGTTTGCGGATTGATTCGGAAACGGTGATTGATGCATGGAAAGAGCAGGGAATTACGACGAAAGAATCTATCCTGTTTTTAGAGGCAGGGAGAGCGTACTCAGTTGTATTGGAATATTTTGCGGACTGCCATCCTGTGGATATATCTTTGGGTTGGAGGGAAAATCGAGTATCATTTGATGAGGCTGTTCAAATAGCCGGAAAGGCTGATGTTGCGGTCATCAATGTAGGATTGAATGAGAGCCTTGAACGCGAAAGCAATGATCGGGATTTTGGGTTACCTGCCTATCAAGATAGTTTGATACAAGCTGTTTCTGCTGTCAATAAGCGGACTATTGTGCTGGTAAATGCAGGTGGAAATATTGATATGAATCGCTGGGTGGATCAGGTTCCGGCACTTCTGTATTTATGGTATCCGGGACAAGAGGGAGGAAAAGCGGTTGCCGATATTCTTTCGGGAGACATCAATCCCAGTGCGAAACTGCCGGTTTCATTCGAATATAAATGGGAAGATAATCCTGCATTTCCATACTATCATGACACCGATGGAGATAAGGAGGTGGAATATAAAGAGGGATTATTTTTAGGATACCGCTATTACGACAGTGCAAAGGTGAAACCCCGTTTTCCGTTTGGGTATGGTCTTTCATATACAAGATTTGAATATGCTGATCTTATGGTTCGACAGGAAGAGAGCGATACGGATGTGGAAGTCAGTTTCACAATTAGCAATGTGGGTTTGTGGGACGGTTCCGAAGTTGCTCAATTATACATCAGACCTATGCATCCTTTCGTATCGAGGCCTTATAAAGAGCTTAAAGGTTTTGAGAAAATCTTTATACCCAAAGGACAGAAGAGGCGGGTGAGCATGTCGCTTGATAAGGAATCTTTTTCTTATTATAAAGTGGATAAAAAGCAGTATGGTTATGACAGCGGACTTTATGAGATTCTGATAGGAACTTCCTCCGAAGATATAGTGCTTAGTAAAGTGATAGAAATATCCGCAGAAAGAGATTCCGAATAA